The Streptomonospora litoralis genome window below encodes:
- a CDS encoding proline dehydrogenase family protein, producing the protein MLRTTLLAAARSSTCRTLVERAPITRHLVSKYVAGSTLADALPPVARVTADRLVTLDHLGEDVADASQAEATVDAYTRLLAELGRSGLAERAEVSVKLSAVGQFLPHDGEKIALDNARRVCAAAAEAGTTVTLDMEDHTTVDSTLAVLAELRADFPWVGAVLQAYLHRTEADCRDFAGAGSRVRLCKGAYDEPASVAYRDKAEVDRSYVRCLRTLMAGEGYPMVATHDPRLVGIARTLADGCGRGPAGYEHQMLYGIRENEQRSIAAQGRRMRVYVPYGDQWYGYFMRRLAERPANVAFFARSLVSDR; encoded by the coding sequence ATGCTTCGCACGACACTGCTGGCCGCCGCGCGGTCGAGCACCTGCCGCACGCTCGTCGAGCGCGCGCCCATCACCCGCCACCTGGTGTCCAAGTACGTCGCCGGCTCCACTCTGGCGGACGCGCTGCCGCCCGTGGCGCGGGTGACCGCGGACCGCCTGGTCACCCTGGACCACCTCGGCGAGGACGTCGCCGACGCCTCGCAGGCCGAAGCCACCGTCGACGCCTACACCCGGCTGCTGGCGGAGCTGGGCCGCTCGGGTCTGGCCGAGCGCGCCGAGGTCTCGGTGAAACTGTCGGCGGTGGGGCAGTTCCTCCCGCACGACGGCGAGAAGATCGCGCTGGACAACGCCCGGCGCGTGTGCGCGGCCGCCGCCGAAGCGGGCACCACGGTCACCCTGGATATGGAGGACCACACCACGGTCGACTCCACGCTGGCCGTCCTGGCCGAGTTGCGGGCGGACTTCCCGTGGGTGGGCGCGGTGCTGCAGGCGTACCTGCACCGCACCGAGGCCGACTGCCGCGACTTCGCCGGCGCCGGCTCGCGGGTGCGGTTGTGCAAGGGCGCCTACGACGAGCCCGCCTCGGTCGCCTACCGCGACAAAGCCGAGGTCGACCGCTCCTACGTGCGCTGCCTGCGCACCCTCATGGCTGGCGAGGGCTACCCGATGGTGGCCACCCACGACCCCCGGCTGGTGGGGATCGCCCGCACGCTGGCCGACGGCTGCGGCCGCGGCCCCGCCGGCTACGAGCACCAGATGCTCTACGGCATCCGGGAGAACGAGCAGCGCAGCATCGCCGCGCAGGGTCGCCGCATGCGGGTCTACGTGCCCTACGGCGACCAGTGGTACGGCTACTTCATGCGCCGCCTGGCCGAGCGCCCGGCCAACGTGGCGTTCTTCGCGCGCTCGCTGGTCAGCGACCGCTGA
- a CDS encoding NAD(P)/FAD-dependent oxidoreductase — protein MTEGRNYRLVHGGGDEAEIPHVLIVGGGYLGMYTAKRLEKTLGPGEARITVVDPNSYMTYQPFLPEIAAGSISPRHVVVPLRRVFNRARVLTGRVIRVDHAARSAHFEPAVGEPREISYDYIVMATGAVSRTLPIPGLAEWGIGIKTVEEAVFLRNHVLEQLNIADSTDDPEIRRKALNFVFVGGGFAGAEAIAELEDLARDATRIYPSISADDLRFYLIEAADKILPEVGADVGEKALNQLKRRGIDIRLSTFLESAVDQHIKLSDGTEFDAGTLVWTAGVKPSPVVQAGDLPLGPKGHLDTSEYLTLNGVENAFAGGDNAQVPDGAGGFYPPNAQNAVRQAPVLADNVIAALRGTEMRPYRHSNLGAVAGLGLHKGAAQLFGRIKLTGRLAWYAHRSYHLYAVPTFNRKARVLADWIVGFFLRRDYAALPEMEEPRQAFESAAKPQVENGRLLRRVS, from the coding sequence ATGACCGAAGGCAGGAACTACCGGCTGGTGCACGGCGGCGGTGACGAGGCGGAGATCCCGCACGTCCTCATCGTCGGCGGCGGCTACCTCGGGATGTACACCGCGAAGCGGCTGGAGAAGACGCTGGGGCCCGGCGAAGCCCGCATCACGGTCGTCGACCCCAACTCCTACATGACCTACCAGCCCTTCCTCCCCGAGATCGCGGCGGGCAGCATCTCGCCGCGCCACGTCGTCGTGCCGCTGCGCAGGGTATTCAACCGGGCGCGCGTGCTCACCGGGCGGGTGATCCGCGTCGACCACGCGGCCCGTTCGGCCCACTTCGAACCCGCCGTGGGCGAGCCGCGGGAGATCTCCTACGACTACATCGTGATGGCGACGGGCGCCGTCTCCCGCACGCTGCCCATCCCCGGGCTCGCCGAGTGGGGGATCGGCATCAAGACGGTCGAGGAGGCCGTGTTCCTGCGCAACCACGTGCTGGAGCAGCTGAACATCGCCGACTCCACCGACGACCCGGAGATCCGCCGCAAGGCCCTCAATTTCGTCTTCGTCGGCGGCGGCTTCGCCGGTGCCGAGGCGATCGCCGAACTGGAGGACCTGGCCCGCGACGCCACCCGGATCTACCCCTCCATCAGCGCCGACGACCTGCGCTTCTACCTGATCGAGGCCGCCGACAAGATCCTGCCCGAGGTCGGCGCCGACGTCGGCGAGAAGGCGCTGAACCAGCTGAAGCGGCGCGGGATCGACATCCGGTTGTCCACCTTCCTGGAGTCGGCCGTCGACCAGCACATCAAGCTCAGCGACGGCACCGAGTTCGACGCGGGCACGCTCGTGTGGACCGCCGGCGTCAAGCCGAGCCCGGTCGTGCAGGCCGGCGATCTGCCGCTGGGTCCCAAGGGCCACCTCGACACCAGCGAGTACCTCACCCTCAACGGGGTGGAGAACGCCTTCGCCGGCGGCGACAACGCCCAAGTGCCCGACGGCGCCGGGGGCTTCTACCCGCCCAACGCGCAGAACGCGGTCCGCCAGGCCCCGGTCCTGGCCGACAACGTCATCGCCGCGCTGCGCGGCACCGAGATGCGGCCCTACCGCCACAGCAACCTCGGCGCGGTCGCCGGACTCGGGCTGCACAAGGGCGCGGCCCAGCTCTTCGGCCGGATCAAGCTGACCGGTCGCCTGGCCTGGTACGCCCACCGCTCCTACCACCTCTACGCGGTGCCCACCTTCAACCGGAAGGCGCGCGTGCTGGCGGACTGGATCGTCGGCTTCTTCCTGCGCCGCGACTACGCCGCGCTGCCGGAGATGGAAGAGCCCCGCCAGGCGTTCGAGAGCGCGGCCAAGCCGCAGGTCGAGAACGGCCGCCTGCTGCGCCGCGTCAGCTGA
- a CDS encoding Bax inhibitor-1/YccA family protein codes for MRLRSSNPVLKRAMRSGQSPYGQGAPYQAGYQQPYGQTYPQQGYGHPQPGYAQPGYPQPGYGPQATSPAERMSIDDVVVRTSMTLGLVVLTAVPTYFLAVAGNPLALGLALLGVLGGLVLGLVIAFRQSTNPALILTYGALEGLFVGGLSGLLERSLMAQNGAAMGSLVTQAVFGTLFAAGAVLAVYRFRIIRVTNTFIKVVAAATLGLLVLLLANFVAALFMPGGFGLREPSMLGLGISLIAVTLAAAMLMIEFRAVEDALNMGLPRKFSWQLAFGLTVTLVWLYIEILRLLWILKSLFSE; via the coding sequence ATGCGGTTGAGGAGTTCGAACCCCGTTCTCAAGCGGGCGATGCGGTCCGGCCAGTCGCCGTACGGCCAGGGCGCGCCCTATCAGGCGGGCTACCAGCAGCCCTACGGCCAGACCTACCCCCAGCAGGGCTACGGCCACCCGCAGCCCGGTTACGCACAGCCCGGCTACCCCCAGCCGGGCTACGGTCCGCAGGCGACCTCGCCCGCGGAGCGGATGAGCATCGACGACGTCGTCGTGCGCACCTCGATGACGCTGGGCCTGGTCGTGCTGACGGCCGTGCCCACCTACTTCCTGGCGGTCGCGGGCAACCCGCTGGCACTGGGCCTGGCGCTGCTCGGCGTCCTCGGCGGACTCGTGCTGGGCCTGGTGATCGCGTTCCGCCAGTCCACGAACCCGGCGCTGATCCTGACTTACGGCGCGCTGGAGGGGCTGTTCGTCGGCGGCCTCAGCGGTCTGCTCGAACGGTCGCTGATGGCCCAGAACGGCGCGGCCATGGGCTCGCTGGTGACCCAGGCGGTCTTCGGCACCCTGTTCGCCGCGGGCGCGGTGCTGGCCGTCTACCGCTTCCGGATCATCCGGGTCACCAACACCTTCATCAAGGTCGTCGCAGCCGCGACGCTGGGCCTGCTGGTGCTGCTGCTGGCCAACTTCGTGGCCGCGCTGTTCATGCCGGGCGGGTTCGGCCTGCGTGAGCCCTCCATGCTGGGGCTGGGCATCTCGCTCATCGCGGTCACGCTGGCCGCGGCGATGCTGATGATCGAGTTCCGCGCTGTCGAGGACGCGCTGAACATGGGCCTGCCGCGGAAGTTCTCCTGGCAGCTCGCCTTCGGCCTGACCGTGACGCTGGTCTGGCTCTACATCGAGATCCTGCGGCTGCTGTGGATCCTGAAGTCGCTCTTCAGCGAGTAG
- the pruA gene encoding L-glutamate gamma-semialdehyde dehydrogenase: MDAVTNVPTPVNEPVLTYAPGSPERAELTAELTELAKEPVELAMTIGGERRMGGGARVDVVQPHKHSSVLGTLGTATREDARAAVAAAKQAAPAWRAMPFDERAAVLLRAADLLAGPWRQRLNAATMLGQSKTAIQAEIDAACELIDFWRFNVSYARKLMAEQPYSPAGQWNRVEQRPLEGFVYAVTPFNFTAIAGNLPTAPALMGNVVVWKPAITQQFSAHLLMRLLEEAGMPPGVINMVTGDGAEVSEAVMADPELAGVHFTGSTRVFQQFWRTVGENIGNYRSYPRVVGETGGKDFIVAHSSADPDVVRTAIVRGAFEFQGQKCSAASRAFVARSVWERIREDLVAEVEALPMGDVTDLGNFLGAVIDRRSFDKLAGVLERARTDDTLEIVAGGTADDSEGYFVRPTVLVGTDPGNDVFRTEYFGPIIAVHVYEDDDYERILSAVDGGSPYALTGAVIATDRGAVTAAHEALRFAAGNFYVNDKPTGSVVGQQPFGGARASGTNDKAGSAQNLARWASPRSIKETFVPPKSSAYPHQG; encoded by the coding sequence ATGGACGCCGTCACGAACGTCCCCACGCCGGTCAACGAACCGGTCCTGACCTACGCGCCCGGGAGCCCCGAGCGGGCGGAGCTGACCGCCGAGCTCACCGAGCTGGCCAAGGAGCCGGTCGAATTGGCCATGACGATCGGCGGCGAGCGGCGCATGGGCGGCGGCGCGCGCGTCGACGTCGTTCAGCCGCACAAGCACTCCAGCGTCCTGGGCACCCTCGGCACCGCCACCCGCGAGGACGCGCGCGCCGCGGTGGCCGCCGCCAAGCAGGCCGCCCCCGCCTGGCGCGCCATGCCCTTCGACGAGCGCGCCGCGGTCCTGCTGCGCGCCGCCGACCTGCTCGCCGGCCCCTGGCGGCAGCGGCTCAACGCCGCCACCATGCTCGGCCAGTCCAAGACCGCCATCCAGGCCGAGATCGACGCCGCCTGCGAGCTCATCGACTTCTGGCGCTTCAACGTCTCCTATGCCCGCAAGCTCATGGCCGAGCAGCCCTACAGCCCCGCCGGCCAGTGGAACCGGGTCGAGCAGCGCCCCCTGGAGGGCTTCGTCTACGCGGTGACCCCCTTCAACTTCACCGCGATCGCGGGCAACCTGCCCACGGCGCCGGCGCTGATGGGCAACGTCGTGGTGTGGAAGCCCGCGATCACCCAGCAGTTCTCCGCCCACCTGCTGATGCGCCTGCTGGAGGAGGCGGGCATGCCCCCGGGCGTCATCAACATGGTCACCGGCGACGGGGCCGAGGTCTCCGAGGCCGTCATGGCCGACCCGGAGCTGGCCGGCGTGCACTTCACCGGCTCCACCCGCGTCTTCCAGCAGTTCTGGCGCACCGTCGGCGAGAACATCGGCAACTACCGCTCCTACCCCCGCGTGGTAGGCGAGACCGGCGGCAAGGACTTCATCGTCGCCCACTCCTCGGCGGACCCCGACGTGGTGCGCACCGCGATCGTGCGCGGCGCCTTCGAGTTCCAGGGCCAGAAGTGCTCCGCGGCTTCGCGGGCCTTCGTCGCCCGGTCGGTGTGGGAGCGCATCCGCGAAGACCTGGTCGCCGAGGTCGAGGCACTGCCCATGGGCGATGTCACCGACCTGGGGAACTTCCTCGGCGCCGTCATCGACCGGCGTTCCTTCGACAAGCTGGCCGGTGTGCTGGAGCGGGCGCGCACCGACGACACGCTGGAGATCGTCGCCGGCGGCACCGCCGACGACTCCGAGGGCTACTTCGTCCGGCCCACCGTGCTCGTCGGCACCGACCCCGGCAACGACGTGTTCCGCACCGAGTACTTCGGCCCGATCATCGCCGTGCACGTCTACGAGGACGACGACTACGAGCGCATCCTCTCCGCGGTGGACGGGGGCTCGCCCTACGCGCTGACCGGAGCGGTCATCGCCACCGACCGCGGCGCCGTCACCGCCGCGCACGAGGCGCTGCGCTTCGCCGCCGGCAACTTCTACGTCAACGACAAACCGACCGGCTCGGTCGTGGGCCAGCAGCCCTTCGGCGGAGCCCGCGCCTCGGGCACCAACGACAAGGCCGGCAGCGCCCAGAACCTCGCCCGCTGGGCGAGCCCGCGCTCGATCAAGGAGACCTTCGTTCCGCCGAAGTCCTCCGCCTACCCCCACCAGGGCTGA
- a CDS encoding nitroreductase/quinone reductase family protein produces the protein MTDEIASFHDFNQSIIDEFRANRGRVGGMFEGARLLLLTTTGARSGNRHTVPVGYLPDGERNLIIASAGGAPRHPAWFHNLRADPRVTVEDGVFTGEADAVVLQGEERDAMFARAVESDPGWAEYQAKTERRIPVVALTMVTGAPEEQRLGDSLIAIHDAFRRELATIRGELARSGPRLGAQLRVNCLTVCQGLGYHHSMEDGGVFPAVAGSHPELSEVMTRLGEEHERVAELLERLQSVLADAETDAATVRNDVDRLITDLEAHLDYEEQQLVPVLNAMVL, from the coding sequence ATGACCGATGAAATCGCCTCGTTCCACGACTTCAACCAGTCCATCATCGACGAGTTCCGCGCCAACCGCGGCCGTGTCGGCGGCATGTTCGAGGGGGCCCGCCTCCTGCTGCTGACCACCACCGGCGCCCGCAGCGGCAACCGGCACACCGTGCCCGTGGGCTACCTGCCCGACGGGGAGCGGAACCTGATCATCGCCTCCGCCGGCGGCGCGCCCCGCCACCCGGCGTGGTTCCACAACCTGCGGGCCGACCCCCGAGTCACGGTCGAGGACGGCGTCTTCACCGGCGAGGCCGACGCGGTCGTGCTCCAGGGCGAGGAGCGCGACGCGATGTTCGCCCGCGCCGTCGAGAGCGACCCCGGCTGGGCCGAATACCAGGCCAAGACCGAGCGGAGGATCCCGGTAGTCGCACTGACCATGGTCACCGGCGCGCCCGAGGAGCAGCGGCTGGGCGACAGCCTGATCGCGATCCACGACGCCTTCCGCCGGGAACTCGCCACGATCCGCGGCGAACTCGCCCGCTCCGGCCCGCGCCTGGGCGCCCAATTGCGGGTCAACTGCCTGACCGTGTGCCAGGGATTGGGCTACCACCATTCGATGGAGGACGGCGGCGTGTTCCCCGCGGTCGCCGGGAGCCACCCGGAGCTGTCCGAGGTCATGACGCGCCTCGGCGAGGAGCACGAGCGCGTCGCCGAGCTCCTGGAACGGCTCCAGAGCGTTCTCGCCGACGCCGAGACCGATGCCGCGACCGTCCGGAACGACGTCGACCGCCTCATCACGGACCTGGAGGCCCACCTGGACTACGAGGAGCAGCAGCTCGTGCCGGTCCTCAATGCGATGGTGCTGTGA
- a CDS encoding PucR family transcriptional regulator encodes MPLRQLLLAVGDPLVDVLAAPAGLDVRVDNVVIVDPEDEAEASVGDLVLLIGARGSAARHLVRAAARRGAAAVAVKAASDEPAYPPPQGWQSAPAVRRGGDEVALLRTEASEAGVALLAVRPEVRWDQLQSLCRSVLDDARLTSAADLGESGGDLYSLAQTIAALTGGLVTIEDSASRVLAYSTGEEVDELRRLSVLGRQGPEQYLALLREWGVFSRLRAGEEVVHIDEHPELGIRRRLAVGIHAGSQPLGTIWVQEGARPLAANAEEALLGAARMTALQMVRHRTETTVGLRLRDDLLASLLEGRIEAAALADTIEVTADRPALVVAFALSPGTAPGRSGSQQTRTEERDRSGRELNRRRLVDLISVHTAAYRRTSLVTAVGGRIYVLMPDLTRQAPGAAETSGEGAARRSAESSVLALTRKTVEAARATLGVAVQGAVGSPVDSLAAIPDSRAEADRILDAMGRDLANDVATMSDVRTRVLISETLAYLRGTPALRDPRVSALAEHDAAQGSDLVVSLLAYLEDFGEVRTAANRLHIHPNTLRYRVRRAEQVSGIDLADPTQRLFTHLQLLLERGT; translated from the coding sequence ATCCCGCTGCGGCAGCTGCTGCTGGCGGTGGGCGACCCGCTCGTGGACGTGCTCGCGGCGCCCGCGGGGCTGGATGTGCGGGTGGACAACGTCGTCATCGTCGACCCGGAGGACGAGGCAGAGGCGTCGGTCGGCGACCTGGTGCTACTGATCGGTGCGCGGGGCAGCGCGGCCCGCCACCTGGTGCGCGCCGCCGCGCGGCGCGGCGCCGCGGCGGTTGCCGTGAAGGCGGCCTCCGACGAACCCGCCTACCCGCCGCCGCAGGGCTGGCAGTCCGCGCCTGCGGTGCGGCGCGGCGGCGACGAGGTCGCGCTGCTGCGCACCGAGGCCAGCGAGGCCGGGGTGGCGCTGCTGGCGGTGCGGCCCGAGGTGCGCTGGGACCAGCTGCAGTCGCTGTGCCGCAGCGTGCTCGACGACGCCCGGTTGACCTCCGCCGCGGACCTGGGCGAGTCCGGGGGCGATCTGTACTCGCTGGCGCAGACGATCGCGGCGCTGACGGGCGGCCTGGTGACCATCGAAGACTCCGCCAGCCGGGTGCTGGCCTACTCCACCGGCGAGGAGGTCGACGAGCTGCGCCGGCTGTCGGTGCTGGGCCGCCAGGGGCCCGAGCAGTACCTGGCGCTGCTGCGGGAATGGGGCGTGTTCTCGCGTCTGCGCGCCGGCGAGGAGGTGGTGCACATCGACGAGCATCCCGAGCTGGGCATCCGGCGCCGGCTCGCGGTGGGCATCCACGCCGGTTCCCAGCCGCTGGGCACGATCTGGGTGCAGGAGGGCGCGCGGCCGCTGGCCGCGAACGCCGAGGAGGCCCTGCTGGGCGCGGCGCGGATGACGGCGCTGCAGATGGTGCGCCACCGCACGGAGACGACCGTGGGGCTGCGGCTGCGCGACGACCTGCTGGCCAGTCTGCTGGAGGGCCGCATCGAGGCCGCCGCGCTGGCCGACACCATCGAGGTCACCGCCGACCGGCCGGCGCTGGTCGTGGCGTTCGCGCTGTCGCCGGGCACCGCGCCGGGCCGAAGCGGTTCGCAGCAGACGCGCACTGAGGAGAGGGACCGCTCGGGCCGCGAGCTGAACCGGCGGCGGCTGGTGGACCTGATCAGCGTGCACACCGCGGCCTACCGCCGCACATCGCTGGTCACGGCCGTGGGCGGACGGATCTACGTGCTGATGCCCGACCTGACCCGCCAGGCGCCGGGCGCCGCGGAGACCTCCGGCGAAGGGGCGGCGCGCCGCTCGGCGGAGTCGTCGGTGCTGGCGCTGACTCGCAAAACCGTCGAGGCGGCGCGCGCCACCCTGGGTGTGGCGGTACAGGGGGCGGTGGGATCACCCGTGGACTCGCTGGCGGCCATCCCCGACTCCCGCGCCGAGGCGGACCGCATCCTCGACGCGATGGGCCGCGACCTGGCCAACGACGTCGCCACCATGTCGGACGTGCGCACCCGGGTGCTCATCAGCGAGACGCTGGCCTACCTGCGCGGCACCCCCGCCCTGCGCGACCCCCGGGTCAGCGCCCTGGCCGAGCACGACGCCGCCCAGGGCTCCGACCTGGTGGTGTCGCTGCTGGCCTACCTGGAGGACTTCGGCGAGGTCCGCACCGCGGCCAACCGCCTGCACATCCACCCCAACACCCTGCGCTACCGCGTCCGCCGCGCCGAGCAGGTCAGCGGCATCGACCTGGCGGACCCGACCCAGCGCCTGTTCACCCACTTGCAACTGCTGTTGGAGCGAGGCACATGA
- a CDS encoding SGNH/GDSL hydrolase family protein — MLRAAQARRIAAATAFGGGGLTLLGATTVGLLYLQARMAVKAVGFTEWKAPRVNGVYGRGPGEPLTFAMMGDSTAVGFAVAEAAHTPGSMLASGIAAVADRPVRLRRVARIGATSAQLGAQVEKLRGRRPDVAVIFIGANDVIHRLRPADSVRHLREAVRELVAGGTAVVVGTCPDLGTIQPIGQPLRYIAQRASRQLAAAQTIAVVEEGGRTVSLGNLLAPDFLARPDEMFGPDRFHPSAEGYAYAAAAVLPSACSALGLLPPVAEGPEADAGEGVLPVHRAAAEAAEEGGSEVSRARVGTPERGVRGRWAALIRRPWSSQPAQQDGAEQPARQAPKQERSEGDTNPGAGSGADAPGNATPEVSESSARG, encoded by the coding sequence GTGCTGCGCGCCGCACAGGCCAGGAGGATCGCCGCGGCCACGGCGTTCGGTGGAGGCGGCCTGACGCTGCTGGGGGCCACGACCGTTGGCCTGCTGTACCTGCAGGCGCGGATGGCGGTGAAGGCGGTCGGCTTCACCGAGTGGAAGGCCCCGCGGGTCAACGGCGTCTACGGGCGCGGCCCGGGCGAGCCGCTGACGTTCGCGATGATGGGCGACTCCACCGCGGTGGGCTTCGCGGTCGCCGAGGCGGCACACACGCCGGGCAGCATGCTCGCCTCGGGCATCGCCGCGGTCGCCGACCGGCCGGTGCGGCTGCGCCGCGTCGCCCGCATCGGCGCCACCTCGGCCCAGTTGGGCGCGCAGGTGGAGAAACTGCGCGGTCGGCGGCCGGACGTGGCGGTGATCTTCATCGGCGCCAACGACGTCATCCACCGCCTGCGCCCGGCCGACTCGGTGCGCCACCTGCGCGAGGCCGTGCGCGAACTCGTCGCCGGGGGCACTGCCGTCGTTGTGGGCACGTGCCCCGACCTGGGCACCATCCAGCCGATCGGGCAGCCGCTGCGCTACATCGCCCAGCGCGCCTCGCGCCAGCTCGCCGCCGCGCAGACGATCGCGGTCGTCGAGGAGGGCGGCCGGACGGTGTCGTTGGGCAACCTGCTCGCACCCGACTTTCTGGCCCGTCCCGACGAGATGTTCGGACCCGACCGCTTCCACCCCTCCGCGGAGGGCTACGCCTACGCCGCGGCAGCCGTGCTGCCCTCCGCCTGCTCGGCGCTGGGCCTGCTGCCGCCCGTTGCCGAGGGCCCCGAGGCCGACGCCGGGGAGGGCGTGCTGCCGGTGCACCGCGCCGCCGCCGAAGCTGCCGAGGAGGGCGGCAGCGAGGTCAGCCGGGCCCGCGTGGGGACCCCCGAGCGCGGGGTGCGCGGCCGCTGGGCCGCTCTCATCCGCCGGCCGTGGAGCTCGCAGCCCGCGCAGCAGGACGGCGCGGAGCAGCCCGCCCGGCAGGCGCCGAAGCAGGAGCGCAGCGAGGGTGACACGAACCCGGGCGCGGGTAGCGGCGCCGACGCGCCCGGCAATGCCACCCCGGAGGTGAGCGAAAGCTCCGCGAGAGGTTAA
- a CDS encoding DUF4287 domain-containing protein yields the protein MSVTHSPEMHAQLIARIPTVTGRELSEWFDTLEEGPGLSRCLERTNWLADEYNLSHGYAQAIVQEYDRRRRNRTPIPNQRT from the coding sequence ATGTCGGTAACCCACTCGCCGGAGATGCACGCGCAGCTTATCGCCCGGATCCCGACCGTCACCGGCCGCGAACTCAGCGAGTGGTTCGACACTCTGGAGGAAGGCCCCGGTCTCTCCCGCTGCTTGGAGCGCACCAACTGGCTGGCCGACGAGTACAACCTCAGTCACGGCTACGCCCAGGCGATCGTCCAGGAGTACGACCGGCGCCGCCGCAACCGTACGCCCATCCCGAACCAGCGCACCTGA
- a CDS encoding plasmid mobilization protein, producing the protein MGKVRISISLDPEQAERIRAHADRAGMDVSAYFVNAATRQMAETEAIEDKFREVDALIDSVEEEGRLLGPPSDDETEPVTLTEEERRHVERVVGLVLGAADDDPSSGGAAA; encoded by the coding sequence ATGGGCAAGGTACGAATAAGCATCAGCCTCGATCCCGAGCAAGCCGAGCGCATAAGGGCGCACGCCGATAGGGCCGGGATGGACGTCTCCGCGTACTTCGTCAACGCCGCCACCCGGCAGATGGCGGAAACCGAAGCGATCGAGGACAAGTTTCGAGAAGTCGATGCGCTCATCGACAGCGTAGAAGAAGAAGGTCGCTTGCTTGGACCGCCTTCCGACGACGAGACCGAGCCTGTGACCTTGACCGAGGAGGAACGCCGCCACGTCGAAAGAGTGGTGGGACTCGTGCTCGGAGCGGCAGACGACGATCCTTCGTCGGGAGGTGCCGCCGCTTGA
- a CDS encoding acetyl-CoA C-acetyltransferase gives MPEAVIVATARSPIGRAFKGSLKDIRPDDITAQIVSAALAKVPQLNPSSIDDLMLGCGLPGGEQGHNLARIVAVQLGLDEVPGTTLTRYCSSSLQTTRMAYHAIKAGEGDVFVSAGVEMVSRFTKGNSDSLPDTKNPVFADAEERTAKRAEGGAEIWRDPRDNDQLPDVYIAMGQTAENVAQIRGVSRQRQDEFGVRSQNLAERSIDNGFWSREIAPVTLPDGSIADTDDGPRRGTTYEKVSELQPVFRPDGTVTAGNCCPLNDGAAAVVVMSDTKAAQLGLTPIARIVSTGVSALSPEVMGLGPVEASRQALARANMSIGDIDLIEINEAFAAQVLPSADDLEIDIENQLNVNGGAIAVGHPFGMTGARITGTLLNGLDFHDKTFGLEAMCVGGGQGMAAVFERLS, from the coding sequence ATGCCCGAAGCCGTCATCGTCGCGACCGCGCGTTCGCCCATCGGACGCGCCTTCAAAGGCTCGCTCAAAGACATCCGCCCCGACGACATCACCGCGCAGATCGTCTCCGCCGCGCTGGCCAAGGTCCCGCAGCTGAACCCGTCGAGCATCGACGACCTCATGCTGGGCTGCGGCCTCCCCGGCGGCGAGCAGGGCCACAACCTCGCCCGCATCGTCGCGGTCCAGCTGGGTCTGGACGAGGTGCCCGGCACCACGCTGACCCGCTACTGCTCCTCCTCGCTGCAGACCACCCGGATGGCCTACCACGCCATCAAGGCCGGCGAAGGCGACGTGTTCGTCTCCGCGGGCGTGGAGATGGTCAGCCGCTTCACCAAGGGCAACAGCGACTCCCTGCCCGACACCAAGAACCCGGTGTTCGCCGACGCCGAGGAGCGCACCGCCAAGCGCGCCGAGGGCGGCGCCGAGATCTGGCGCGACCCGCGCGACAACGACCAGCTGCCCGACGTCTACATCGCCATGGGCCAGACCGCCGAGAACGTCGCACAGATCCGCGGCGTGTCGCGGCAGCGCCAGGACGAGTTCGGCGTGCGCTCGCAGAACCTGGCCGAGCGCTCCATCGACAACGGGTTCTGGAGCCGGGAGATCGCCCCCGTCACCCTGCCCGACGGCTCGATCGCCGACACCGACGACGGCCCGCGCCGCGGCACGACCTACGAGAAGGTCTCCGAGCTGCAGCCGGTGTTCCGCCCCGACGGCACTGTCACCGCCGGCAACTGCTGCCCGCTCAACGACGGCGCCGCCGCGGTCGTCGTCATGAGCGACACCAAGGCCGCCCAGCTGGGCCTGACCCCGATCGCGCGCATCGTCTCGACCGGTGTCAGCGCACTGTCCCCGGAGGTCATGGGCCTGGGTCCGGTTGAAGCGTCGCGCCAGGCGCTGGCCCGCGCGAACATGAGCATCGGCGACATCGACCTGATCGAGATCAACGAGGCCTTCGCCGCGCAGGTGCTGCCCTCCGCCGACGACCTGGAGATCGACATCGAGAACCAGCTCAACGTCAACGGCGGCGCCATCGCGGTGGGCCACCCCTTCGGCATGACCGGCGCCCGCATCACCGGCACGCTGCTCAACGGCCTCGACTTCCACGACAAGACGTTCGGCCTGGAGGCCATGTGCGTCGGCGGCGGGCAGGGCATGGCCGCCGTCTTCGAGCGGCTGAGCTGA